The Natribaculum luteum genome contains the following window.
GGATGGTCTTTCAGGAGTACGCACTATTCCCCTGGCGAACCGTCCGCGGAAACATCCGGTTCGGCCTCGATCGGCCCGCCTGTGACTGCCCCGACTGCGAAGCACGGGTCCGGAAGTTGATCGACCTGGTGGGGCTCGACGGCTTCGAGGACGCGTACCCGAAGGCGCTGTCCGGCGGCATGAAACAACGCGTCGGGATCGCTCGCGCTCTCGCTGTCGATCCTGAAATCCTCTTGATGGACGAACCGTTCGGCAGTGTCGACGCCCGGACGCGCGACCGACTGCACGCCGAATTGCTCGACATCTGGACACAGACCGGACAGACCGTCGTGTTCGTCACGCACGACATTGACGAGGCGGTGACTCTCGCTGATCGCGTGGTCGTCATGAATGCAGACCCGGGGACCGTGCAGTCGACGTTCTCGATCAACTTAGAGCGCCCACGTGAACGGACCTCGCGTGACTTCGTGGACCACGTCGCCCGAATTAGGGATGAACTCGGGAGCCCGGTCGACACTAGTCACTGATACTCTCTTGGGGCAAGCTTATTCCGCCAAGTTTCGGAGAGAAGTTAGTTGATCAGGTAGGTACCGCGAAGTGGACTGTCGCCACGGTGATCGTATTCCGACTCACCACTGGGCTGGCGCTGGGGGTCGCAAGATGACAGCGGATACCTAGAATTGGACTCCACCCAACAGACACTGACATTCGAGTTGCTACAATATGGCCAATAAATAATAACATTTATTATTATTTGTAGCCATGTTAGCATAATGGGGGCTGAATTCATCCACTACGGTCAGGTCGGCCTTCGAGTGGTCGACGATGATTCGGACTCAGACGTTGAGTTCATAAACGACGCGTTGAACAGTGCAGAGATGCGTCCGTATCTGGGCCGGATGCGGCCGTTGACCGTCGAAGAGGAACGAGAGCGTATTAGCGAACAGAGGGATAACAGGGGATTATATCTGCTCATCACGGTTAATGGCGATCGCGTTGGGACCGTCTCGCTGATCCCACAGTGGGAACAGCAGAACAACTACGAACTCACTATCTGGCTGATTCCAGAAGCGAGAGGAAAAGGGTACGGAACGGAGGCGACGAAGGCGGTCGTCAACCACGCGTTCGAATACCTCGATTGCCAGCGTATCTCGGCCCACCACTGGGAGGACAACGAGCTATCACAAAGTCTTCTCGAGTCAGTCGGTTTCCTACTCGAGGGTGAGAAGCGGAGTGGGTGGCGCTGGGAGGGAGAGTACAAGAACAACCTCTACTACGGTCTGACCAGAGAGGATTGGGATGAACAGCAACCGGTGTTCCGAGAAGGAGAGAGCAGAGCCGACGCCGAGGAAGACGACGGCCACGAGGCTGAGATAAATATTTCGCGGCGGTACAACAAGTTCATGTACCCAACCTACGAGCAGGCCATCCGCGACGTAAGTGACGACGTAACCACGGGCGAGCCGACAGTACTGGACGCTCCCTGTGGACCGGGAGGACTATTGCCGGAACTCACGAGCGAGTTCGGACCCGACGCAACAGTCCACGCAGTTGAGAAGGAGTGTGAGAAAATCTTAGCCGCACAGGATCACGTCGACAAGCATTGTGAGTTTCCGGTGACGTTTCATCAAGCGGACTTGCTAGCGGACGATTTAGGGTTCGAGACTGGTCAGTTCGACTGTATCTGGGTAGCAGACGGGTTCTCACCTGGATTAATGTCAGGGCCGAAACTAGTTGACTCCCTCTCTCCGTTTCTCTCCGATGATGGCGTGTTCGCAATGTACTACGGAAACTGGCTCCGGCCGCAGCTGTTACCCGGATATACTGATCTCGAACACCGGCTGAACGTCGTTGCGGAACGGTACTACCAGAGTACCGTGAACAGTAGCGACGACGGGATGCAGAGAGAGTGGGCGGACTCGGACTCATACCATCCAGATATCAGTCCAGAACGGGCTCGTTCGTGGCTACTCGATGCAGGCTTCGATACGGTGACGCTCGACACCTATACAGTCACGCACAGTAGAACCGAAGACGGATCGTTCGAGACGAGGGGGGACACGGACAGCACGGTCGACGACGAAGAGATACGGGACCGACTGAGAGACATCTACCAGACGGAGTACCTGAAGGCCGCAGAGGCGTACCTCAGTGATAGTGAGTTGCGAGCACGGCCGAGCGAACAACTAGTAACCAGCAGCGATCTCGATGATCTCAAGAGAGTGTTCGATCCGGACAGCGACGACTACCTGCCGGACCAATCTGGATACTTCTGCACGGTTACTGCACTGCTCGTCACTGCAAAATGAACAGCACTGAATCCGGCTTTCCCGCCCTGTTTCGTTGGGCGAACCCTGATTTCTGTAGTCTAATTTATATATTGGCTGAAAGTACACCTCCTTCAGAGAACAGGTAGAAACTCCGTTACAGTATCATCTCTTCGATCTCGTTGAGCGTCTCCTCGTCCACGAGGTCGCACTTGTTCAACAGGAGGATGTCGCAGAACTTGATCTGTTCGACCAGGAGGCTCCCAAGACCTTTCTCGGTGTCGCCGTCCATCAGCGAT
Protein-coding sequences here:
- a CDS encoding ABC transporter ATP-binding protein; the encoded protein is MALISGSSTSQDAREKITIQNVSRSYESKQALADVSFSVAEGEFCCVVGPSGCGKTTLLRAIAGLDDPDGGSILVGGDPVTGPGLDRGMVFQEYALFPWRTVRGNIRFGLDRPACDCPDCEARVRKLIDLVGLDGFEDAYPKALSGGMKQRVGIARALAVDPEILLMDEPFGSVDARTRDRLHAELLDIWTQTGQTVVFVTHDIDEAVTLADRVVVMNADPGTVQSTFSINLERPRERTSRDFVDHVARIRDELGSPVDTSH
- a CDS encoding GNAT family N-acetyltransferase, producing MGAEFIHYGQVGLRVVDDDSDSDVEFINDALNSAEMRPYLGRMRPLTVEEERERISEQRDNRGLYLLITVNGDRVGTVSLIPQWEQQNNYELTIWLIPEARGKGYGTEATKAVVNHAFEYLDCQRISAHHWEDNELSQSLLESVGFLLEGEKRSGWRWEGEYKNNLYYGLTREDWDEQQPVFREGESRADAEEDDGHEAEINISRRYNKFMYPTYEQAIRDVSDDVTTGEPTVLDAPCGPGGLLPELTSEFGPDATVHAVEKECEKILAAQDHVDKHCEFPVTFHQADLLADDLGFETGQFDCIWVADGFSPGLMSGPKLVDSLSPFLSDDGVFAMYYGNWLRPQLLPGYTDLEHRLNVVAERYYQSTVNSSDDGMQREWADSDSYHPDISPERARSWLLDAGFDTVTLDTYTVTHSRTEDGSFETRGDTDSTVDDEEIRDRLRDIYQTEYLKAAEAYLSDSELRARPSEQLVTSSDLDDLKRVFDPDSDDYLPDQSGYFCTVTALLVTAK